In Camelina sativa cultivar DH55 chromosome 17, Cs, whole genome shotgun sequence, the genomic stretch atatttttcatcttattaatatacaaaatttaaattgtacaaccaaattttttttcctgttgGCATTTTACTATgatttttcaattatatttaaaaaacccACTAAAGTATCtaacatttttcaaatatatatatttgacattgGTATTTATCATGAAACAATTAAAACTCAGGGAATAAAAAATAggttaaaaaaacataagaaaaaattatgttttttttttaataactttaagtCATAATACTCCAATATTCTTGCCTAGCTAGTTACAAATTGCTCATCCTTTCCTCTATAAAAGCGGGTACCAAATAGACTCACTCACTCTTATTAAATCCTAGAGAAGCAACACCGACGTATACTTATAAATACAAATGGCACAAGCTACACGTCAGTCTTCTCTGGAAGGGGAGCTTGAGGTAGATGTGGAGATCAAAGCTTCGGCAAAGAAGTACCACCAATTGCTCGCTGGAAAACCACATGATCTTGCAAAATCCAGTCCTGAAAACATCCAGGGATGTACTTTGCGTGAGGGAGAGTTTGGCAAAGTTGGCAGTGTCATTTTCTGGAACTATGTTATTGgtaaacacaaaattttatttaaatatatatagacatagTTCTGAAACAACATAAACGATTTGGCTGGTTAATCCTTCCTTTGGGTGCAGATGGGCAGCCAAAGGTGGCGAAGGAAAGGCTCGAGGCAGTGGATCAGGAGAAGAATCTGTTAGTGTTCAGGGTCATAGATGGAGATATGATGAAAGAGTTCAAGAGCTTCTTGATTACTCTCCAGGCAACCCCAAAGCTAAGAGGATCTGGAAGTGTGGTTACGTGTCACTTCAAATATGAGAGGAATGATGAGAAGGTTGCTCACCCGGAGAAACTGCTCGCGTTGATTGCCAAGGC encodes the following:
- the LOC104756674 gene encoding MLP-like protein 31, encoding MAQATRQSSLEGELEVDVEIKASAKKYHQLLAGKPHDLAKSSPENIQGCTLREGEFGKVGSVIFWNYVIDGQPKVAKERLEAVDQEKNLLVFRVIDGDMMKEFKSFLITLQATPKLRGSGSVVTCHFKYERNDEKVAHPEKLLALIAKASKDMDKLLLS